CTTGTTGGCGGCTTCGAAGAAGCCGATGCCGAGCGCCTTGACCACGAGCGCGATCTTCTTGTTTTCCGCATGCGCGGCATTGGCCATCAGCGCCAGCGAAACGGCGGCCGTGACCATCAGTGACTTCAGGATCTTCATGCTCATTTCCTCCCAATGACCGGCACGCGACAAGCGTCACCGGCGCGATTTCCTCCATTGGCGATGCCCCGGCCCCTCCGGTCGTGAGCGTCACCTTCCCCTCTCCTCGCCTGCCTCAGGCGGACGAGGACATGTTCTCCGCATCTGCGCCGGCTCTCGAGCTGGCAACGACCAGCCGCACGCCGGCATTCTCGAGCATCGCGGCATGCCTGTCCTCGATGCCCGAATCCGTGATGACAGTGGCGATCCGCTTCAATCCGCACAGGATCAGGCTGGAACGCTTGTGAAATTTCGAGGAGTCGACCAGCACGACGAGTTCGTCGGCCTGGTCGATCAGTTTCTGCTCCGCCTGGATCAACAGCGGATCCGCCTCCATCAGGCCGAGCGGGCCGAGGCCCTGCGCGCCCATGAACATGCGGCGCGCATAGAAATTGCGCGTCACGTCATTGTCGAAGGGGCTGAGGATGATGTTCTGCTCGCGGTAGATCGTGCCGCCCGACAGCATTACCGTGTTCTTCGAGTGCTTCAGAAGATGCTCGGCGATCGGAAACGAATTGGTGAAAACCTGCATCCGGCGATTGCTGAGGAAATGCACCATCTGAAAGGTGGTGGTGCCACCATTGATGATGATCGGTTCGCCGTCCTCGCAAAGCGCCACTGCTTCCTTGGCGATCGCCTGCTTCTCACGGGCATGCAGGCCTTCGTTGACCTTGAACGGCCGGCCGGCGAGCCCGACGAATTGCGGCGGGTTGATCGCCTCGGCGCCGCCGCGCACCCGGCGCAGCTT
The nucleotide sequence above comes from Ensifer sp. PDNC004. Encoded proteins:
- a CDS encoding DeoR/GlpR family DNA-binding transcription regulator, whose amino-acid sequence is MHEKERHRIIQSAVQEKPVVTVQELVDLTDSSEATIRRDIAALHVQKKLRRVRGGAEAINPPQFVGLAGRPFKVNEGLHAREKQAIAKEAVALCEDGEPIIINGGTTTFQMVHFLSNRRMQVFTNSFPIAEHLLKHSKNTVMLSGGTIYREQNIILSPFDNDVTRNFYARRMFMGAQGLGPLGLMEADPLLIQAEQKLIDQADELVVLVDSSKFHKRSSLILCGLKRIATVITDSGIEDRHAAMLENAGVRLVVASSRAGADAENMSSSA